Proteins encoded by one window of Roseibium sp. Sym1:
- a CDS encoding ABC transporter ATP-binding protein has product MTRISQQTEFEVATVEPVLQVEAAAVFKNICKNYKLDRVLVNALRDVSFTIPKGETTFVTGPSGSGKSTLLNILGLIDRPTSGTLSLLGQDVTGLSDARAADFRSRHIGFIFQSFNLIPVLSLLENVEFPLLRHRLSSRQRRERAADYLAAVGLGDLTDRRPGEISGGQRQRTAIARALATEPDLIVADEPTANLDSRTSREIITLLDRMKSEFDTSVVICTHETDLITPQSCRIEIVDGELC; this is encoded by the coding sequence GTGACCAGAATATCTCAGCAAACGGAGTTCGAAGTCGCAACCGTGGAGCCGGTTCTGCAAGTTGAAGCGGCTGCCGTTTTCAAAAATATTTGCAAGAACTACAAGCTTGATCGTGTTCTTGTTAACGCGCTTCGTGATGTTTCTTTTACCATTCCAAAGGGCGAGACAACATTCGTCACCGGACCGTCGGGCAGCGGCAAGTCAACCCTCCTGAATATCCTGGGCCTGATCGACCGGCCGACTTCCGGTACGCTGTCCCTGCTGGGGCAAGACGTGACCGGGCTCAGCGATGCCCGGGCCGCCGACTTCCGGTCCCGGCACATCGGTTTCATCTTCCAGTCCTTCAACCTCATCCCGGTGCTGAGTCTCCTTGAGAATGTGGAGTTTCCGCTGCTGCGCCACAGGCTAAGCAGCCGCCAGCGCCGGGAAAGGGCCGCGGACTATCTTGCCGCGGTCGGCCTCGGCGATCTGACAGACCGACGGCCCGGTGAAATCTCCGGCGGACAGCGCCAGCGCACGGCGATCGCCCGTGCCCTGGCCACGGAGCCGGACCTCATTGTGGCCGACGAACCAACGGCGAACCTCGACAGCCGGACATCGCGTGAAATCATCACGCTCCTCGACCGCATGAAATCCGAATTCGACACGTCGGTTGTCATCTGTACCCACGAGACCGATCTGATCACGCCGCAAAGCTGCCGGATCGAAATCGTCGACGGTGAACTCTGCTAG
- a CDS encoding YciI family protein, giving the protein MLYSILIFGAEGVTENLSPEAQDALIQQHNNLKTRLEAEGTYRGSVQLMPPSTATHLRDAGKGTELLDGPFAESKEQFLGFYLIECDDVGYAQQAARELPAGVATMEVRAVAWARGAVTTDG; this is encoded by the coding sequence ATGCTCTATTCCATCCTGATCTTCGGCGCGGAAGGCGTGACCGAGAACCTCTCGCCGGAGGCGCAGGATGCGCTGATACAGCAACACAACAACCTGAAGACCCGGCTGGAGGCCGAGGGCACATATCGCGGTTCGGTTCAGCTCATGCCTCCCTCCACGGCGACGCATTTGCGCGATGCCGGCAAGGGGACGGAATTGCTGGACGGCCCCTTTGCGGAGTCCAAGGAACAGTTCCTGGGGTTCTATCTGATCGAATGCGACGATGTCGGCTATGCGCAGCAGGCTGCGCGCGAGCTGCCGGCAGGCGTTGCAACAATGGAAGTGCGCGCGGTCGCCTGGGCCAGGGGGGCCGTCACCACCGATGGCTGA
- a CDS encoding RNA polymerase sigma factor, with protein MADRAAIAAHLAAARPRAVAALVAWCRDIEMAEDAFQTAALRAAKNWPANGIPRDPTAWLLHVARNAARDVYRQRARQAEEPLEAAFRLADGSQPQAEEALDKARFRDDVLRLLFLCCHPSLQPGDQVLLCLRHVLGLGINDLARAHVTSADTMQRRISRARARAQARLGAGEADIKPGERAGSIAQVRKALYLMFNKGYGASHDEQHLQPLLVREAIRLARLLVSLFPGEPESLGLLALFLGHSARMGARLDAAGSLVTLPDQDRTLWDRGAIAQAAQYLQNALRSGQVGPFQVQAAIAAVHNAAARAEDTDWKEIHCLYLALEALEPSPVVRLNRLVALSRLQGPDRALAELQELVETLADYLPFHAVYAGLSEEAGRRADAVRALRAALDCHPSTEERIFLTSELARLKDGAGTGRS; from the coding sequence ATGGCTGACCGTGCCGCGATCGCCGCGCATCTGGCGGCGGCCCGGCCACGCGCGGTTGCGGCGCTGGTGGCCTGGTGCCGTGACATCGAGATGGCCGAGGACGCGTTCCAGACGGCGGCCCTGCGCGCGGCGAAGAACTGGCCGGCCAACGGAATCCCGCGGGATCCGACCGCCTGGCTGCTGCACGTGGCGCGCAACGCGGCCCGTGATGTGTATCGCCAGCGCGCAAGGCAGGCGGAGGAACCTCTGGAGGCTGCCTTCAGGCTCGCCGACGGCAGCCAGCCACAGGCCGAGGAGGCGCTTGACAAGGCGCGCTTCAGGGACGACGTGCTGCGGCTGCTGTTTCTGTGCTGCCATCCGAGCCTGCAACCGGGCGATCAGGTGCTGCTCTGCCTTCGCCATGTGCTGGGGCTCGGGATCAACGACCTGGCCCGGGCGCATGTCACGTCAGCCGATACGATGCAGCGCCGGATATCGCGGGCCCGGGCCCGGGCGCAGGCACGGCTTGGCGCCGGCGAGGCGGACATCAAGCCCGGCGAGCGGGCCGGAAGCATCGCCCAGGTGCGCAAGGCGCTCTACCTGATGTTCAACAAGGGCTACGGCGCCAGCCACGACGAACAGCATCTGCAGCCGCTCCTTGTCCGCGAGGCGATCCGGCTGGCCCGCCTTCTGGTTTCGCTGTTCCCGGGCGAACCGGAAAGCCTTGGACTGCTGGCACTGTTCCTGGGCCATTCCGCGCGCATGGGCGCCCGGCTGGATGCGGCGGGGAGCCTTGTCACGCTTCCGGATCAGGACCGGACGCTCTGGGACCGCGGCGCGATCGCCCAGGCAGCGCAATACCTGCAAAACGCCCTGCGCAGCGGACAGGTCGGCCCGTTTCAGGTTCAGGCGGCCATCGCGGCTGTTCACAACGCGGCCGCCCGCGCCGAAGACACCGACTGGAAAGAAATCCACTGTCTCTACCTGGCTCTGGAAGCGCTGGAGCCCTCGCCGGTCGTTCGCCTGAACCGGCTCGTCGCCCTGTCGCGCCTGCAGGGCCCCGATCGCGCCCTGGCCGAGTTGCAGGAACTGGTGGAAACGCTGGCGGACTACCTGCCGTTTCACGCGGTATACGCCGGCCTGTCCGAAGAAGCCGGCCGGCGAGCCGATGCCGTCCGCGCCCTGAGAGCCGCTCTCGACTGCCATCCGTCCACCGAGGAGCGGATCTTCCTCACGAGCGAGCTGGCGCGGCTGAAGGACGGGGCAGGAACGGGGAGGAGTTGA
- a CDS encoding tripartite tricarboxylate transporter permease, which produces MDHFLTALPIVLDPYVLTVILLSGLFGLFMGAIPGLSATMATALLVPITFFIPPVPALAAIVTATAMAIFAGDIPGALLRIPGTPASAAYTDEAFALTRKGKAELALGTGLVAAVIGGMFGAVALTFSAPILAKVALKFSSYEYFWLACLGLTCAAFISGSNPVKGAISLLIGLLVATVGLDPMSGQARFTFGSVELMGGINFIPAMIGMFALAEVLRVVTATRPPDAVRQASIGNVFAGLGAIMSKYRMNLLRGSVIGTLVGALPGAGSDIAAWISYAVSRRFSKEPEKFGTGHVEGLVDAGSSNNAGLGGTWVPALVFGIPGDSITAIVIGVLYVKGMNPGPTVFLDQPELIYAVFISFFVANLLLLPLGYLAIKSSKQLLRIPRSVLMPIILMFCMVGTFAINNSVFGIVVLLVLGLVAYLMEENGFPIAPAILGLVLGPLLEDAFMTSMIKANGQFATFFERPISAGLGIVTIAIWLSPLVLGPVRRRRKAAAATQQLDPET; this is translated from the coding sequence ATGGACCATTTCCTCACTGCCTTGCCGATCGTGCTGGATCCCTATGTTCTGACGGTCATCCTCCTGTCCGGACTGTTCGGGCTTTTCATGGGGGCAATTCCCGGTCTTTCGGCGACAATGGCCACCGCGCTTCTGGTGCCGATCACATTTTTCATCCCGCCCGTTCCGGCCCTTGCCGCCATCGTAACGGCCACGGCCATGGCCATTTTTGCGGGGGACATACCGGGGGCTCTCCTGCGAATTCCGGGCACCCCCGCTTCGGCTGCCTACACGGACGAGGCGTTTGCCCTGACCCGGAAGGGCAAGGCCGAGCTGGCGCTTGGCACCGGCCTGGTCGCCGCGGTCATCGGCGGCATGTTCGGAGCGGTGGCGCTGACGTTTTCAGCGCCCATACTGGCCAAAGTGGCGCTGAAATTCTCTTCCTATGAGTACTTCTGGCTGGCCTGCCTTGGCCTGACCTGTGCAGCGTTCATATCGGGCTCGAACCCGGTGAAAGGGGCGATTTCCCTGTTGATCGGCCTGTTGGTGGCAACTGTCGGGCTTGATCCGATGTCGGGCCAGGCCCGGTTCACATTCGGATCGGTTGAGCTGATGGGCGGGATCAACTTCATTCCCGCGATGATCGGCATGTTCGCGCTGGCCGAAGTCTTGCGCGTCGTCACGGCAACCAGACCACCTGACGCCGTCAGGCAGGCATCGATCGGCAACGTGTTTGCCGGACTGGGCGCGATCATGTCGAAATATCGAATGAACCTGCTGCGCGGGTCGGTGATCGGGACGCTGGTTGGCGCCTTGCCCGGGGCCGGGTCGGACATCGCCGCGTGGATATCCTACGCGGTTTCGAGACGGTTTTCGAAGGAACCGGAAAAATTCGGGACAGGCCATGTCGAAGGGCTGGTGGATGCGGGGTCTTCGAACAATGCGGGGCTGGGCGGAACCTGGGTGCCCGCGCTTGTTTTCGGCATTCCGGGCGATTCGATCACCGCGATCGTGATTGGCGTTCTTTACGTGAAAGGCATGAATCCCGGACCCACCGTGTTCCTGGATCAGCCTGAATTGATCTACGCGGTGTTCATTTCGTTTTTCGTGGCGAATTTGCTGTTGTTGCCGCTCGGTTATCTGGCAATCAAGTCCTCCAAGCAGCTGTTGCGTATCCCGCGCTCGGTGCTGATGCCGATCATCCTGATGTTCTGCATGGTCGGCACGTTTGCGATCAACAATTCGGTATTCGGCATCGTCGTGTTGCTCGTTTTGGGACTTGTTGCCTATCTCATGGAGGAGAACGGCTTTCCCATCGCTCCGGCCATCCTGGGACTGGTTTTGGGGCCGTTGCTGGAGGACGCCTTCATGACCTCGATGATCAAGGCAAACGGTCAGTTCGCGACCTTCTTCGAGCGACCGATCTCAGCCGGGTTGGGGATCGTCACCATCGCAATCTGGCTTTCGCCGCTGGTGCTCGGCCCGGTGCGCCGGCGACGGAAGGCCGCGGCCGCCACGCAACAGCTCGATCCGGAGACCTGA
- a CDS encoding tripartite tricarboxylate transporter TctB family protein codes for MKVNDAISGGFFVLFAALVFYLTRDFRVMPGQNYGAAFFPRTIAGAMAVLGLVMVFQGVRNRGTEPWATAFDWIGSPRLVANFLLIVGILVFYILLSDWLGFPIAGFVCIFSMLMWLRGPGHWLGSLALSIAVVVALQYAFGEVLRVPLPWGLLQDYRW; via the coding sequence GTGAAAGTAAATGATGCAATATCGGGCGGCTTTTTCGTCCTTTTCGCCGCTCTGGTTTTCTACCTCACCAGGGACTTCCGGGTCATGCCGGGGCAGAACTACGGCGCCGCGTTCTTCCCGCGCACCATTGCGGGGGCAATGGCAGTGCTGGGACTGGTGATGGTGTTTCAGGGCGTGCGGAACAGGGGAACAGAACCCTGGGCAACGGCGTTCGACTGGATTGGATCGCCGCGTCTTGTCGCCAATTTTCTTTTGATTGTCGGCATTCTGGTTTTCTACATCCTGCTGTCGGATTGGCTGGGGTTCCCGATAGCGGGTTTCGTCTGCATCTTCTCGATGTTGATGTGGTTGCGGGGTCCCGGGCACTGGTTGGGGTCGCTGGCACTGTCCATCGCGGTTGTCGTCGCGCTGCAATATGCCTTTGGCGAGGTCCTGCGTGTCCCCCTGCCCTGGGGATTGTTGCAGGACTACAGGTGGTAG
- a CDS encoding tripartite tricarboxylate transporter substrate binding protein, whose amino-acid sequence MKIGKLFKSIKITMATVVAMGFVSPALAEYPDRPITFIVPWGAGGGTDAVGRILASLLEKDLGQPVNVVNRTGGSGVVGHSAIATATPDGYTIGMPTVEITMMHWAGLTDLSYKDYTVLAQVNLDSGGLMVKADSNFETAADLLAAIKDSPEGTFNGSGTGQGGIWHLGYAGWMLSEGVDPAVAPWVPSQGAAPALKDMVAGGITFVTSSLAEGRALIEAGEVRALATMGEERLEIMPDVPTLKEATGSDWTVGAWRMVAGPAGLPDEVTSVLVPALERAYNSDEYREFMEGRGFGMIWRPAEEAAAYMQAADENFGVVMKKVGIAN is encoded by the coding sequence ATGAAAATAGGCAAGCTTTTTAAATCGATTAAAATCACCATGGCCACGGTCGTTGCCATGGGGTTTGTTTCTCCGGCGCTGGCGGAATATCCGGACCGGCCCATAACCTTCATCGTGCCCTGGGGAGCGGGCGGCGGAACCGACGCCGTCGGACGCATTCTGGCATCGCTTCTGGAAAAAGACCTCGGCCAACCGGTAAATGTCGTCAACCGCACAGGCGGCTCGGGTGTCGTTGGCCACTCGGCCATCGCGACGGCAACACCGGACGGGTATACGATCGGAATGCCGACCGTCGAGATCACCATGATGCACTGGGCCGGGCTGACGGACCTGAGCTACAAGGACTACACGGTGCTTGCTCAGGTCAATCTCGATTCCGGCGGTCTGATGGTGAAGGCCGATTCAAACTTCGAAACGGCCGCGGACTTGCTGGCGGCGATCAAGGACAGCCCGGAGGGGACGTTCAACGGCTCGGGCACCGGGCAGGGCGGCATCTGGCATCTGGGCTATGCCGGTTGGATGCTTTCGGAAGGCGTCGATCCCGCGGTCGCTCCCTGGGTCCCCAGTCAGGGCGCTGCACCCGCGCTCAAGGACATGGTCGCCGGTGGCATTACCTTCGTGACGTCGTCGCTGGCTGAAGGACGCGCCCTGATCGAAGCGGGTGAAGTGCGTGCGCTGGCCACGATGGGCGAGGAGCGCCTGGAGATCATGCCGGACGTGCCGACCCTGAAGGAGGCAACCGGGTCGGACTGGACCGTCGGTGCGTGGCGCATGGTTGCAGGTCCTGCCGGACTGCCGGACGAGGTGACCAGCGTGCTCGTTCCGGCCCTGGAGAGGGCCTACAATTCCGACGAATATCGCGAGTTCATGGAAGGGCGCGGCTTCGGCATGATCTGGCGCCCGGCTGAAGAGGCGGCGGCTTATATGCAGGCAGCGGACGAGAATTTCGGCGTTGTGATGAAAAAAGTCGGGATTGCCAACTGA